The Limnochordia bacterium genome includes the window TTACAGGAAGTCGAGAATTTAAAGGCAAAACGGAACACCGTATCCGCGGAAATCGCCAAAATGAAGAGCAAGAAAGAGGATGCGTCGGCGGTTATTGAGGAAATGCGTCAGGTCTCGGAAATAATCAAAGCCTACGATGAACAAGTGCGAGAGATTGATGAACAACTACGCACGTTACTTCTTCAGATACCAAATATACCCCATCCTACGGTGCATATTGGTAAGGATGAGACAGAGAACCGGGTGATTCGACACTGGTCGAAACCAACCGAGTTTGCCTTTGAACCCAAACCTCACTGGGATATTGGAGAAAATTTAGGTATCATTGACTTCGAACGGGGCGCAAAGATAGCAGGGGCTAGGTTCAGTGTGTACAAGGGGCTAGGTGCTAGACTAGAACGGGCTCTGATAAATTTTTATCTAGACATTCATACCCAGGAACATGGGTATACGGAGGTATTCCCCCCGTTTCTGGCCAATACGGAGAGCATGACGGGGACTGGTCAGCTCCCCAAGTTCGCAGAGGATATGTTTCACGTAGAAGGAACAGACTACTACCTTATTCCCACTGCGGAAGTCCCGGTTACAAACCTTTATCGAGGCGAGATCCTCAACAGGGAACAATTGCCTCTGTATCATGCAGCCTATTCCGCCTGTTTCAGGGCGGAGGCGGGATCCCACGGAAGGGATACCCGGGGACTTGTTCGCCAGCATCAGTTTAACAAGGTGGAGCTTGTTAAGTTTGTCTTGCCTGAAGAATCCGATGAGGAACTAGAGAATTTGGTGGCTAATGTGGAGAAGGTTCTGCAGCTTCTAGGGCTTCCCTATAGAATCAACCAAATGTGTACCGGGGATGTAGGCTTTGCTGCTGCAAAGAAATACGATCCTGAGGTGTGGATGCCCAGCTATGGAAACTATGTCGAGATTTCCTCCTGCAGCAACTTCCGCGATTTCCAGGCGCGACGTGCGAATATTCGCTTCCGCCGAGAACCTGGTGCAAAACCGGAATATGTGCATACCCTAAATGGTTCCGGTGTTGCTATAGGAAGAAGTGTTGCTGCTATCCTCGAGAACTATCAACAAGCCGATGGGACTGTAATAATTCCGGAGGTCCTCCGACCATATATGGGAGGCCTGGACCGGATTTCGTAGGAAGTAGTCATCAAGTCACAGGAAAACCTTAGAAGCTTCTAAGGTTTTCCTGTTATGTATGATAGAAGCATTGAATTAGCCTGAGTTGAAGCTGTTGGGCCTTGTTTTCAAGAAGACCCTATCCCAAGTTTGTCCCGGAGCAGTTGCTCCGGGGCCAGAACCATAGTTCCGGATTATTATTCCGCCTATACCTAGGAGGAGGGGGTTAGCGCGTCTTTTAGGTACGGAATGACTTTCATACGGCCATTTAACCCCGTTCTAAGCAGGAGATTGTAGCGATAAGCAGAACTAGTAAATTATTAATGGTATTATTAAACTTGCTTCAAAATGGTGGTGCGGTATATGAACTATAATTTCGATCAAGTGTTAGATCGGCGGAACACAGGTAGCGAGAAGTGGGACTTTACTGAAGAAGTCTTTGGCCGTGCCGATGTTTTGCCAATGTGGGTTGCAGATATGGATTTTGCTTCTCCTCCCGAGGTAGTGGCGGCAATACAAAGGCGGGCTGCGCATCCAACCTATGGCTATACTGGTGTCTCTATGTCATACTATCAATCAATTATTGGTTGGATGGAGCGACGACATGGGTGGATAATTGAGCCAGATTGGATCGTAACCACACCGGGAGTAGTCTGTGGATTAGCGATGGCGGTTCTTGCCTTTACAGAGAAACGGGATGGGGTTATTGTCCAGTCTCCGGTTTATCCCCCTTTTTTCCGGGTTGTGGAGCAAAATAAACGCCAGATCCTCAACAATCAACTAATACGGGCGGGAGATCGCTACGAGATAGACTGGGATGACCTCAAAGTGAAGCTTGCCTCCGGGGCGAAGGTGTTACTGCTGTGTAGTCCCGCAAATCCCGTCGGTCGGGTATGGTCCCAAGAAGAGCTACTACGTTTATCAAGCATGTGCATGGAACATGGGGTGCTCATTATCTCCGATGAGATTCATAGCGACATTGTGTATTCATGGGCGCGGCATACCCCATTGGGTTCACTAAACGAGGACATCAGCAATAGCTGTGTTACCTTTGTAGCGCCAAGCAAAACCTTTAACATACCGGGATTGTCCACATCGGTGGCGATTATTCCCAACCCTAAGCTAAGGGAGCGCTTCAAACAGGTTCTTAGTATGACCGGGCTAGGAGGGGCCAATTTGTTTGGTCTTACGGCCCTGGAGGCTGCATATACCTATGGTGGCCCTTGGTTAGATGCTCTTATGCCGTACATTGAGGGTAACCTCAAATACATGGAGGAGTATGCAGACTGCCGGCTGCCTGGGATTCAGGTTGTTCCGACAGAGGGAACCTACGTGATTTGGCTTGATTGTCGGGGTCTTGGATTGGAACCCGACTACTTAAGGCGGTTTATGTCTGGGCACGCACGGGTTGGGCTAAATGATGGAGTATCCTTTGGCCCAGGGGGCGAGGGATACCAGCGGATTAACATAGCAACTCCTAGGTCCATTCTCTTCCAGGGTTTGAGCAGGATAGGGGATGCGGTAGACAGGTTGCGCTCGGGAGAGATCAAAGGGGCCTGAGATCTCTCAAACACCCAAGTCTTGGGATTTGGTCAAAGCTGACAGAAACATCGATAGCAAGCGGATCGAGATGGGCAATAGCGGCTTTGAAAAGGCCCGAAGAGCCGGTACGGAAGAGGTGTTTTGAGCATCAAAATGAGCAAGCATGCGCTTGCTGGGATCGTGAGAGAAGGTCGAGACTTTTAGGCTGCCATTCCCCAGAAATGTTGAGTGCCAAACACACCCCTAAGCCCATCTACCGTTACCTGTTCTCGTGCTGCTAAGGCTTCCTACGAACGTCGGTGTGAGTGCTTGTAACAGAGTAGATGGACTATTGAAGGAAGTCGATTATCTTCCGG containing:
- the serS gene encoding serine--tRNA ligase translates to MLDIRLFRDQPDVVRKALKDRGLDTSPVDEVIHVDNLRRETLQEVENLKAKRNTVSAEIAKMKSKKEDASAVIEEMRQVSEIIKAYDEQVREIDEQLRTLLLQIPNIPHPTVHIGKDETENRVIRHWSKPTEFAFEPKPHWDIGENLGIIDFERGAKIAGARFSVYKGLGARLERALINFYLDIHTQEHGYTEVFPPFLANTESMTGTGQLPKFAEDMFHVEGTDYYLIPTAEVPVTNLYRGEILNREQLPLYHAAYSACFRAEAGSHGRDTRGLVRQHQFNKVELVKFVLPEESDEELENLVANVEKVLQLLGLPYRINQMCTGDVGFAAAKKYDPEVWMPSYGNYVEISSCSNFRDFQARRANIRFRREPGAKPEYVHTLNGSGVAIGRSVAAILENYQQADGTVIIPEVLRPYMGGLDRIS
- a CDS encoding PatB family C-S lyase, with protein sequence MNYNFDQVLDRRNTGSEKWDFTEEVFGRADVLPMWVADMDFASPPEVVAAIQRRAAHPTYGYTGVSMSYYQSIIGWMERRHGWIIEPDWIVTTPGVVCGLAMAVLAFTEKRDGVIVQSPVYPPFFRVVEQNKRQILNNQLIRAGDRYEIDWDDLKVKLASGAKVLLLCSPANPVGRVWSQEELLRLSSMCMEHGVLIISDEIHSDIVYSWARHTPLGSLNEDISNSCVTFVAPSKTFNIPGLSTSVAIIPNPKLRERFKQVLSMTGLGGANLFGLTALEAAYTYGGPWLDALMPYIEGNLKYMEEYADCRLPGIQVVPTEGTYVIWLDCRGLGLEPDYLRRFMSGHARVGLNDGVSFGPGGEGYQRINIATPRSILFQGLSRIGDAVDRLRSGEIKGA